In Oncorhynchus nerka isolate Pitt River linkage group LG21, Oner_Uvic_2.0, whole genome shotgun sequence, the genomic window ttacaatggctTAGTATCCAgtcctggagatagtttcactcccctcataaatctacactccaacctgtctaaaggatatacttctctctcctaatggaatccaaccaaaacattcttatctgtttgaaaaacgATCTTATCCCTCCTCCTTactttcccaggagacacagacacaattcatttctgcttacattttcagtaacagtacaattaagaacccatacttttcaaatcataacataatagtattagcataaatggttctaatcattaatgtatacaatttatcatctaaactatattttcctctaacagtaaccgatgtgaaatggctagctagttagcatttcaatcggtgatgtcactcgctctgagacctcgAAGTtgttgctctgcaagggctgcggcttttgggTAACGATGCCTCGAggttggctgttgtcgatgtgtgcagagggtccctggttcggggcgaggagagggacggaagctatactgttccaACAGCAACTCCTCTCATACTGTGAAGACACCCCCCCCCCCGATTTTTCAGGCCTTAAGGTCAATTTTATATAAATTGTAGTATCCGGACAGAGAAAATCCAGTAAGAGTTTTatagttacagtggggcaaaaaagtatttagtcagccaccaattgtgcaagttctcccacttaaaaagatgagagaggcctgtaattttcaccatagttatacttcaactatgacagacaaaatgagaaaaaaaaaatccagaaattcacattgtaggatttttaatgaatgtatttgcaaattatggtggaaaatagtcTAGTTCTAAGCTAACTTAGCAAACCGCTAGCTGACAAACAacgtaaatacactgctcaaaaaaataaagggaacactaaaataacacatcctagatctgaatgaatgaaatattcttattaaatacttttttatttatataGTTGAatatgctgacaacaaaatcacacaaaaattatcaatggaaatcaaatttatcaacccatgggggtctggatttggagtcacactcaaaattaaagtcgaaaaccacactacaggctgatccaactttgatgtaatgtccttaaaacaagtcaaaatgaggctcagtagtgtgtgtggcctccacgtgcctgtatgacctccctacaacgcctgggcatgctcctgatgaggtggcggatggtctcctgagggatctcctcccagatctggactacagcatctgccaactcctggacagtctgtggtgcaacatggcattggtggatggagtgagacatgatgtcccagatgtgctcaattggattcaggtctggggaacgggcgggcctgTCCATAGCATCaacgccttcctcttgcaggaactgctgacacactccagccacatgaggtctagtattgtcttgcattaggaggaacccagggccaaccgcaccagcatatggtctcacaagtggtctgaggatctcatctcggtacctaattgcagtcaggctacctctggcgggcacatggagggctgtgcggccccccaaagaaatgcgaCCCCACACCACGACTGactcaccgccaaaccggtcatgctggaggatgttgcaggcagcagaacgttctccacagcgtctccagactctgtcacatgtgctcagtgtgaagctgctttcatctgtgaagagcacagggcgccagtggcgaatttgccaatcttggtgttctatggcaaatgccaaacgtcctgcacggtgttgggctgtaagcacaacccccacctgtggacgtccgGCCCTCatttaccaccctcatggagtctgtttctgactatTGATGATTTCAACATTTTTCATTTTCAACAAATGCACTGGGTTGGTTGAAAAGTGATACTAAACGTACATACCATGCACTATTTTGACATAGTGGAAGATATACGGAATTTATACTGTTTTTCATACTAAGATGGACCAAGATATGTGTTGCTTTTGCACATATTTGTTCATTGGTTTAGCAAGAGTCTGTTGATTGGTCAGTCATTGGGTTCATTTCTTTTGCaatatgttcaaatcaaatcaagctttatttatacagcacatttcagacatggatgcaACACAATGTCTTCACAGgaataaatgtataaaaaaaacaatgaaaataaacagaaatatctactacacaacaaacataagaggATAAAAAACAGAAGATTAACAACTGAAAGACTAATGAGCACCCTAAGGAAATGTCATTGATTACAATATTAACAATTGGATGCAACACCCAACTCTAACAAGAcggacaagccagcacaggtgtaacacattcTGACTAAAGAGGTGATACCAATCGGTTCGCCCTACGTGCTGTGGTGGAAATTCTACCCATAATCAATAATGAGAGGCTAAGTTAATAATCAATCAAGGTTTTACTTTTATTAAAAGACTTGTTATAACAAGGAGGCTTGCTTCTGGATTATATACTATCTCAGGATAGGTGCAACTTCAGAGATGATGTACAATGGTTCCAAACACCAACCCCACACATCCTGTGCCAGACCTTGGGCCCCAAATACAATCTCCCCCTAGGAGGAGGTGACCGgcgcacagacattgtggagacaaGTGATTGGTTCCCCATTACTCacgccatcccttcacatggtttgcAATAAACACACAGTTCACATATGGAAACTATTTTTCCTTCAGATCTCCTTTGCCTTACTCTCTGCTGATATTCTGCCTAGCAACAGGGACATGTGATCAATACTGATATTCTGCCTAGCAAACAGGGACATGTGATCGATgctgatattctgcatagcaaCAGGGACATGTGATCGATAAGCCtgacatctcccctctctggaccCAAAGTGACTGAGGCCCATTTGAGGGGGAAAGTGCAGCTGCCAACACCAGAGTCAGAAAGGAGACATTCTAATAACAAGAGGTCAATAGTTCATATCAGCATATTCTGCAGGTAATACATCTTAACTATCTATGTTACTTTGTTACTTACTGATTTCTCCACCAGAATATTTCCCCCAAAACAGGCTCCAAAACAATAGCTATGTTACTGGTGTGCAGGATATAACCTTTACTCTGTGGAGGATCAAGAGGAACCAGTCAGTTTCTACCATATTCTTGGCTGAGTGTCCGAACATCATGGGTTCATTCTACACACCCAGAACAGTTAgaatcggatggggccacagtgtctcctgacccctcatgtctcagcctccagtatttatgctgcagtagtttatgtttcggggggctagggtcagtttgttatatctggagtatttctcctgtcttatccggtgtcctgtgtgaatttaagcatgctctctctaattctctttctttcgctctctcggaggacctgagccctaggaccatgcctcaggactacctggcatgatgactccttgctgtccccagtccacctggccgtgctgctgctccagtttcaactgttctgcctgtggctatggaaccctgacctgttcaccggacgtgctacctgtcccaaacctgctgttttcaactctctagagacagcaggagcggtagagatactctcaatgatcggctatgaaaagccaactgacatttactcctgaggtgctgacctgttgcaccctcgacaactactgtaattattatttgaccatgctggtcatttatgaacatttgaacatcttggccatgttgttataatctccacccggcccagccagaagaggactggccacccttcatagcctggttcctctctaggtttcttccaagcttttggcctttctagtgagtttttcctagctaccgtgcttctacacctgtattgcttgctgtttcgggttttaggctgggtttctgtacaacactttgctatgtaagaagggctacataaatacaatttgatttagttAGAACAGGCCTACATCAACACACTTTTCTATGTTATAGGAGTTAGGTTATTTACCAATCTCAAGCCCAATGCCTCGGCTTAAAGAATTATATTTTACTACACAAGCATTAGTAAGGTTTAACAGAAAATTCCCTCACAGTGCTAATGAGCTATACGGgctaaagtccaacctcaaaacatgaatggaaaaaccaaagcctTCCCCCTTAAGACAACAAATATATCCTATATTTTTGTTGGACAAGTTCTCATcaacagaaaacaacttccaTTTCATATTAATATCAACTAAAATGCTTCACCTTCACCAATATAAACATGGTGTCTACTGGCTGTCAACAactaaaaaacaagaaaaaaaaatctaaataataATATACAATCATATTAGTTCTCTCCTTTTTCTTTCTAGAATCCTAAAACTAATTTTTAAATTATAATCAACCACAATGCTTCACCTTCCACAATATGAACATGATGTCAACTGGCTGTCAACAATTAAAACAAACGTAAAAAATGTTTTCCCccactagcttctagaactcactagcttctagaaccAAACAACACTCATCTTCAATACGGAAAAATGTGCAGTCAAAATAAACTGTGATCCATGGTAACGCACTGGCTAAACGCAAAACACAAACATTTTGAGTGCCCACCCGTGAGACAATCGGCAAGTTTTCCTTAAAACGAACATGTCTGATTTCAAGAGGAAACTCCGGCAATATCCATAGTAATTTTCCACCTCACTgcggagcctctctctctctttttcagggTTCACTTGATAGGCATGTTGTTGGATCGGGGCCCAGTCCCCAATGTCATGCTCTAGTACATTTGGGTTGGCACATCTGAGAATGAACCCTGATATTCTAAAAGCAGGGCAACAATGTCAATATAATTGTACCCAAAAATGGTCAGCTGGTTGCATAAATAATTATGATAGTTAAGATTACTAAATGTTACATGAATTGTAAATATGAAATATCAAAACCAAATGTACATTAATATGTATTGGCAATAATTCACTTAATACAAAAATCTGTAACAATCATATTACttgaatttttttaaacaagctcCTTATAAACAGCACAAACACCAGAAACGCTGTTGTTTTGACAAGTAGCAATAAATCACTGAAATCGATTAGGGGGTAAAGTAGGTTGTATGTGATGTTGAAACTAACACAGCtaaaaaaaacacatggaaatgggAGATATCTTTTACCTCACTGGTTACaggacaacctgcagaagagTCAGCTACATTTTGGAGTGATGCATTTAAATGTAGGGGTCGCTTAACAAAGGAACGCAACACTTATTTTTCATCACTCAACGATATGTTGAAATCAATTGCGTGAGAGTGGGGAGATAAGGTTGCACgtcctgttaaaactaacagctcAAAAACCACACGGAATCTAGGAGTAATGTGTAcatccctggttagaggacaatttgTATAAAGCAGATCActacattttgaagtgttgcatTTTGATTCTAGTGGGTAACCAACATGGTAAGTGTTACACAGCTCTTTTTGTGTCAGTCACTTTTTGTTAAATCACATAAATAGTACTCTTTCAAATCAGAGCCTGGATTTTCCCCCTGAGTCTAATATCCATATCAGGCTGAAATCAATAGAACACGGGGCAAACGATTAGGCATCTAGATTGTGACATAATTAAAACactccttctacaatgttaaagcattctacattgtgacattaattCATTGATAGAATGAAACAACTCCTTCatgtatgtattttctgatgtttgatcagagatcttttatcagagtatctcCTGTCACATTGAGCACAGCtatgaggtttctctcctgtgtgtgttctctggtgtacaatAAGACGGCTAGATGTAACAAAACTCTtctcacattgatcacagctataaggtttctctcctgtgtgtgttctctggtgtacaatAAGACTGCTAGAtgaagtaaaactcttcccacattgatcacagctataaggtttctcgcctgtgtgtgttctctggtgggaTACCAGGTtgcttgactgagtaaaactcttcccacattgagtacagctatacgatttctctcctgtgtgttttcTCTGATGTGATAACAGGCTGCATAAGTGAGTGAAACActtcccacattgagtacagctataaggtttctctcctgtgtgtgttctctggtgtacaatCCGATggctagatgtagtaaaactcttcccacattgatcacagcaataaggtttatctcctgtgtgtgttctctggtgtgataacagggtgcttgactgagtaaaactcttcccacattgagtacagctatacgatttctcccctgtgtgttttctctggtgtgataacaggttgcttgactgagtaaaactcttcccacattgagaaCAGCTGTACGGTTTCTCTCCTgtatgtgttctctggtgtataatCAGATAGCTAGAtagagtaaaactcttcccacattgatcacagctgtaaggtttctctccagtgtgaattCTCATGTGTACTTTCAGTGATTTTAATCTTAAGTAACTCTTCCCACAATCAAAACAGTGGTGAGatttctctccagtgtgaattCTCAGGTGTCCTTTTAGTGAATTTGATCTTGAGAAACATTTCCCGCAGTCAGAGCAGCAGTATGGTTTCTCTGCTGTGTGTACTCGTTGGTGTATTTTAAGATCTGATGAAGATTTGCAAcatttcccacagtcagagcagcaaaTAGATTTCTTCCTAGCGGGtctctgctggtgtttcttgaggtgttctgatgtggagagactctgctctgcctcgtcagcatcatgttgttgttgaggctccccagaggatccatgatagtcccgtctctctcctgtgtgaacaacaagtcagacaggtggtttaaggcccacaacagcagaaatccactgtaaaaggtgaTGCCAACCGCGTAGCCATGATGTTGTACAAACAATTGACGTCTGTAATGAATGTTAAAATTATTTGACAATCGTCTTAAGACAGTCAAGTCAGAAACTACAGTAAAATGTTGTCTTGTTTTCACATCAGTAGTAACATCAATTATTGTAGGCTAGAAATAAGTTATTCAACTTGTTGAAACCCTAAGCAGTGTGCCAGAAGACGTTTGGTCTCCAATAtaggcccctttctgtgtttgctaAAATTGGCACACGAGGGCGATGCACAAACAATTTGGTTGTAGAAACTCctccctgctaatgaggaaaccgctggttatggatgtagtatatctgccttGTTATACCAATACCATAGACATACAGTaagacccataacttcacctaacaacaatatAGACCTTGGACTATATATCATTTAATATTTCAGGTGAAACATGGAAACTAAAATGTCTTTGTCATGACATTTCATAACCTGATCACCAGATAATTTAGTCAATAatcccactaggctactctgtaatgtgttgtcattaTAAATGTCCTGAATAAAGGAAAATAGCTCTGGGTGTCGTACAATAGCATATCCATCAAGGAACAGTTCtctacactagaggtcgaccgaatatgatttttcaacgccgataccgattattggaggaccaaaaaaaagccgatacctatTAATTGtacaatttatttatatatatatatatatatttttgtaataatgacaattacaacaatactgaatgaacacttattttaacttaatataatacatcaataaaattaaTTTAGTCACAAATAaacaatgaaacatgttcaatttggtttaaataatgcaaaaacatagtgttggagaagaaagtaatagtgcaatatgtgccatgtaaaatatgtgccatgtaaaaaagctaacgtttcagttccttgctcagaacatgagaacatatgaaagctggtggttccttttaacatatgagtcttcaatattcccaggtaagaagttttaggttgtagtcattataggactatttctctctataccatttggaTTTCATAtaactttgactattggatgttctactAGGTACTTtggtattgccagcctaatctcgggagttgataggcttgaagtcataaacaacacaatgcttgaagcattgcgaagagctgcctgcaaacgcagtaaagtgctgtttgaatgaatgcttacgagcctaatgctgcctaccaccgctcagtcagactgctctatcattgacttaattataatataacacacagaaacaagagccttaggtcattaatatggtcaaatacggaaactataatttcgaaaacaagacgtttattctttcagtgaaatacgaaccgttccgtattttatctaaagggtggcatccataagtctaaatattgctgttacattgcacaaccgtcaatgttatgtcatactTACGTAAAATgctggcaaattagttcacaacgagccaggcagcccaaactgttgcatataccctgactctgcgtgcaatgaacgcaagagaagtgacacaatttccctagtttaatattgcctggtaacatgaatttcttttaactaaatattcaggtttaaaaaaaaatattcttctgtgcattgattttaagaaaggcattgatgtttatggttaggtacattcgtgcaacgatttttttttttcttcgcaaatgcgcttttgttaaatcatcccccgtttggcgttgttggctgtctttgttaggaagaaatagtcttcacacagttcgcaacgagccagctggcacaaactgctgcatataccctgactcagttaaacagaacgcaagagaagtgacacaattaccctagttaaaataaattcatgttagcaggcaatattaactaaatatgcaggattaaaaatatatatttgtgtattgattttaagaaaggcattgatgtttatggttaggtaggTACACATTGGTCAACGACTGCTTTATTTGCAAAtgtgcttgttaaatcacccatttggcgaagtaggctgtgattcaatgataaattaacaggcaacgcattgattatatgcagagcaggacaagctagataaactagtaaaatcatcaaccatgtgtagttaactagtgattatgttcagattgattgttttttgtaaGATACGCTTAGCACCTTAccatggctccttgctgcactcacatAACAGGTATTCAGCCTGCCACCAGTCTCCTCATGGAGAGCTAAGTATCTCTGTGTTGAAACATAGCAGACAATAACACATTATAAACATCAATTTGTTAGGGATGTTGGATCCAACATGGAGCAACGGCATAACTGTCTTTACCAGAGTAATGAATGAAGAAGcactttggttgttgttgcatgtcgtgatgtttgtcatgtgactgtcattcagaaaatgatttcctggatcagctgatgatagttgaacatgtgactgtaactaaacagctacagtattaaGAATTATGTGTAAATATTGAAGAACCGCGTTAAAGACAGTATCCATTTGGGTGTTGTGAATCAACTTAAGGTGACTCTCGGATTTAGCAAACTCTGAAATGATTTAGTATTTCTGTGCTCATGAAAACTGTTTTCCCAGCGTAACACAGGGAGACACTAAATGTTAAGTAGGTAGAGAGCATTTCAGAGATCTGAATACAAAAAAAACTGTCTGACAGCAAGATCCAGTATTTAAGTTTAACATATGACAAGCTTAAcgttatgactataactactgtactCGGTACAAGGTCATGCCAGTTGCTCGGTACAACATACTATTAAATCCACGCCTCGCTGGAAGCCCGGCCTTCCACAGGTGATGAGCGTGAGGCTCAGACTTTACCGAGGAGCATAACGTCAGATTTTAGGAAGGCCAGCAGCAGGTCGGCTGGTTATTTCCTTCTGGTTATATTGATCTCTGGCTTCCTCAAGTCATTTGtgttaattatttaatcaaacgcTTGAAGTATCAGTTCAGTTCAAGATCCGCACAAACAGTTGATTTGATTCAACACATACTGTTGATTTGATTAAACACATGGGGTGCGTCTATATGAAGAATCACACGTAATAACATTTCAACCAATTAATTGGTAGAAAGAAAATAGTATTTTTGTTATCTGGGACAGTCCtagaacatacaacatacatgcaTTCAGAACCCTTCcccttttacacattttgttacgttacagccttactctaaaatggattacaatttttttaaatgatcaatCTTcagacaatacctcataatgacatcacaataccccaaaaaGTGAGAAAAAAGTTTAAATGCTTGTATACCAGTGGTTCTATCACCGTtgggtcatgccagtaggctacagtaggttgtatctctctaagtcaagccagtagactacagtagactgtATCCAAGTGGttttatctctctaggtcatgccagtaggctacagtaggttgcaactctctaggtcatgccagtaagTTGTAACTCTCtcggtcatgccagtaggttacagtaggttgtatctctctaggtcatgtcagtaggttacagtaggttgtatctatCTAggacatgccagtaggctacagtaggttgtaactctctaggaaatgccagtaggctacagtaggtgtatctctctaggtcatgccagtaggttacagtaggttgtatctctctaggtcatggcagtaggttacagtaggttgtatctctctaggtcatgccagtaggttacagtaggttgtatctctctaggtcatgccagtagacgacagtaggttgtatccaagtggttatatctctctaggtcatgccagtaggctacagtaggttgtaactctctaggacatgtcagtaggctacagtaggtgtatctctctaggtcatgcca contains:
- the LOC115115313 gene encoding zinc finger protein 501-like isoform X1 produces the protein MSSLNYSPPVKEEGVCWTEEEALGLNIVMKEEDVTVKQEVEIEAVTVKEEEKDVSVKEEEDAFRVKEEDVTVKEEEKEDACFGVKDEEGEMTVTLKDEVEEEEKGDMINTRERRDYHGSSGEPQQQHDADEAEQSLSTSEHLKKHQQRPARKKSICCSDCGKCCKSSSDLKIHQRVHTAEKPYCCSDCGKCFSRSNSLKGHLRIHTGEKSHHCFDCGKSYLRLKSLKVHMRIHTGEKPYSCDQCGKSFTLSSYLIIHQRTHTGEKPYSCSQCGKSFTQSSNLLSHQRKHTGEKSYSCTQCGKSFTQSSTLLSHQRTHTGDKPYCCDQCGKSFTTSSHRIVHQRTHTGEKPYSCTQCGKCFTHLCSLLSHQRKHTGEKSYSCTQCGKSFTQSSNLVSHQRTHTGEKPYSCDQCGKSFTSSSSLIVHQRTHTGEKPYSCDQCEKSFVTSSRLIVHQRTHTGEKPHSCAQCDRRYSDKRSLIKHQKIHT